Genomic window (Mycoplasma leachii PG50):
GCTTTAGGAAGAGCAATTGTTAGAAAACCCAAATTGTTTTTAATGGATGAACCTTTGTCAAATCTAGATGCAAAGCTAAGAGAATCAATGAGAACTGAATTAGTTTCAATTCATAGAATTTTAGGAACAACAACAATTTATGTTACTCATGACCAATTAGAAGCTATGACAATGGCTACTAAAATTGTTCTAATGAATAATCAAGTTATTCAGCAAGTAGGAAAACCAGAAGAATTTTATAATAAACCTAATAACTTATTTGTTGCTAAGTTTATTGGAACTCCTACAATGAACGTTTTAGAAGGTAAGCTTGAAAACAATTACTTTATTTCAAATATCAATAATTATAAAGTTGAATTATCTGATGAAGAATTACAACTAATTAAAAAAGAAGAAGTAACTAAATTATATTTAGGTATTAGAAGTGAAGATGCTCAGCTAGTTAAAAAAACTGATAAAACTGCAAATATAATTGCTAGTGTAATTAATACTGAACTATTAGGAATGAATAAACAAATAACTTGTGAGCTAACCCCAAATAATAACTTTGTAATTACTACTTCAAAAGATAATAACGTAAAAATTGATGACAAAGTCGGTATTAAAATTCATAAATATCACTTATTTAATGGAATTACAGAAAACCGTATTGGTTAAATAATCACTATATATTAGATTTACTTTTATAAAAAATAGACACAGTTCATTATTTAATAATGTGTCTATTTTTATTGATAATAAGATTAATAAAATGGGAGTAATATGAAAACAAATATTGATGTTAATATAAAAAGACTATTTGAAGTTGATCCTTGGTTATTAGTTGAAAACAAACTACCAGATAATGGATATGATTTTAGATTAAGTGAATCAATTACCTCTTTAGGAAATGAATATTTAGGAATAAGAGGAAACTTTGAAGAAACATATACTGGTGATACTCATAAAGGTTGTTATGTCGGTGGATTATGATATCCAGATAAAACTATAGTTGGTTGATGAAAAAATGGATATCCAAATTATTTTGGTAAAGTAATTAATGCAGTTAACTTATTAGGATTAAATGTATTTATAGATAATATAGAACTAGATTTATTTAAACAAGCTCCAAGCAGTTATAAAAGAATATTAGATTTAAAACAAGGTGTATTAAGTAGAGAATTTGTTACTAATGTTAATGATAAAGAAATTAAAGTTCAAACTGAAAGATTTGTTTCAATTGATACTAAAGAATTAGTTGCAATTAAGTATAGTATTACAAGTAACAAAGACATAAGTTTAGATTTAACTAGTTATATTAATGGAGATGTGATTAATAGAGATTCAAACTATAAAACTAAGTTTTGAACTCATTTATATTCACTAGCTAATGATCATTCTCAATTAGTAGTTTCAAAAATGATTGAAAATAACTTTGATATACAACGTTTTAGTTATGCTTGTTATGCAACAAATAGTTATAATTTACAAGCTAAAGATATTGTTTTTGACCAATCTAATTTATATGCAAAAACTACTTATAAATTTGATTTAAAACAAAATCAAACTCTTACTTTTTATAAACTAGTTACTTTAGTTCATTCATTAAACTATTCAGAAGATAAATTAAAAGAAAATGCTATTAAAATAAATAATCAAATTAATCAGTTTGACTATGAACAATTAAAAGAAAAACACACTAGTTTATGAGATAAACGTTGACAAACTAGTGATGTTAAAATTATTGGATCTGATTTAGATCAACAAGCAATTAGATTTAATTTATTTCAATTGTTTTGTACTTATTATGGAAATGATGATCGTTTAAATATTGGTCCTAAAGGATTTACTGGTGAAAAATATGGTGGAGCTACTTATTGAGATACAGAAGCTTATTGTTTACCTTTATATTTAAAAACTTCAGATCCAAAAATTAGTAGAAACTTATTAAAATATCGTTATAATCATTTAAATAAAGCTATAGAAAATGCTAAGTTATTAGGATTTAAAGGTGCTTTATATCCAATGGTAACTTTTAATGGTGTTGAATGTCATAATGAATGAGAAATTACATTTGAAGAAATTCATAGAAATGCCGCTATGGTTTATGCAATTTATAACTACACTAACTATACTGGAGATCTTGATTATATTAAAGAATTTGGAATGGATGTAATGATCCAAATAAGTAGGTTTTGAGCTGATAGAGTTCATTATCATTCTTTAAAAGATAAATACTTTATTCATGGAGTCACTGGTCCAAATGAATATGAAAACAATGTTAATAATAACTGATTAACTAATTTAATGTGTCAATGAGTATTAAGTTATACTTTAGAAATGTTAAATAAATTAAACTTAGACAAGTCTAAATGAAATTTAACTACTAATGAAACTGATAAATGAGTTGATATTATTAATAAGATATATTTACCATATGATAAAGATTTAGATATATTTGTTCAACATGATACATTTTTAGATAAAGATTTAAAACATAAAAATTTATTAAGTAAAGATGAAAGACCTTTAAATAAAAATTGAAGTTGAGATCGTATTTTAAGAAGTGTTTATATTAAACAAGCTGATGTTTTACAAGGAATTTATTATTTATGAGATAAATTCACTAAAGAACAAATTACTAAAAACTTTAAATTTTATGAACAATTTACAGTTCATGAATCTTCATTAAGTCCTTGTGTTCATTCAATAATTGCTGCAAGAATTGATTTAATGGATAAAGCTTATGAGTTTTATAATAGAACAGCTAGATTAGATTTAGACAATTATAATAATGATACTGATGATGGATTACATATTACAAGTATGACAGGAAGTTATCTAGCAATTGTTGAAGGTTTTGGTGGAATGTTAGTAAGAAACAATATACCTTGTTTTTCTCCAAAACTTCCAAAACAATGAAATGGTTATGAATTTAATATTAATTTTAGAAATAGTGTTTTAAAAGTAAAACATTATAAAACAGAAGTTGAAGTTCAATTAATTAAAGGACAAGCTTTAAAAATTAATTTATTTGATAAAGAATATCTTTTAGAATCAAACATTAAAATAGAGGTTTAAAATGGCAAATTACTGATGAAAAAATACTGTAGTTTATGAAATGTATCTTCAATCATTTAAAGATTCAAATAATGATGGTATTGGTGATTTAGATGGTGCTATAGAAAAATTAGAGTATTTAAAAGAACTAGGAATTGGTGCTATTTGATTAACTCCAATTTATGATTCTCCACTTGTAGATAATGGATATGATATTTCAAATTATCAATCTATTAATCAAATTTATGGTGGATTAGAAAAGTTTAAAAAATTTGTTGATAAAGCTAATGAGTTAAATATTGGTATAATTATGGATCTAGTTTTAAACCATACTTCAGATCAACATGAATGGTTTAAACAATCAAGATCATCTAAAACTAATCCATATCGTGATTATTATATTTGAAGAGATCAGCCTAATGATATTCAATCAGCTTTTGGTGGATCTGCTTGAACTTATGATCAAACTACAAACCAATATTATTTTCATATGTTTGCAAAAGAACAACCTGATTTAAATTGACAAAACCCTAAAGTTAGAGAAGAAATTGCAAAAATGGTCAAGTGATGATGTGATTTTGGAATAATAGGATTTAGATTAGATGTAATTGAATTGCTTGGTAAAAGAATTGATCAAAAGATTTTATCTAATGGTCCAATGTTACATAAATACATTCAAGACCTAAGAAAAAATAGTTGAAATTCAAATGAATTTTTAACAGTTGGTGAGTGTTGATCAGCAGATATTGATCATGCAATTCAATATTCAAATGAAAAAAATGAAGAATTTTCAATGATATTTAATTTTGAACCAGTTACTTCTTTTTTTAATAAAGATAATAAGTATAAGAAAAAAGCTGTTGATTTTTTAGAACTTAAACAAATTTATAAAAAATGACAACAAGGTTTACATAATAAAGGTTGAGCTGGTTTATTTTTATCAAATCATGATTTACCTAGAATGGTTTCAAGATATGGAAATGATCAAAAATATAGAATTCAATCAGCAAAAACTTTATTAACTACTATTTTTTTAATGCAAGGAACTCCTTTTATTCATCAAGGTGATGAAATTGGAATGACTAATGTTAATTGAACTGATTTAAACAAATATAAAGATGTTGAAATTAAAAATACCTATCAATCAGAAGTTTTAAAAAATAAAACCTTAACTTATGATCAGTTTATAGAAGGAATATTAGAAAATAGTAGAGATCATGCAAGAACACCATATCAATGAGATGATAGTAAATATGCAGGATTTAGTAATTATCAACCTTGAATTGATGTAAATGATAATTACAAAGAAATTAATGCTAAAAATGAGTTAAATAATCCAAATGGTATTTATCATTATTTAAAAAAATTAATTAAATTTAGAGAAGAAAGTGATTATTCTCAATTAATTATTGATGCAGAATTTGAATTATTAGATCCAAATAATAATAAATTGTTTGCTTATAGTAGAATTGATCAAAATAGATCAATTAAAATAATTGCTAATTGAAGCGATCAACAAGTTAATATTAGTCATTTAATTAATCAAAATAATAAGATTATTTTAAATACTGAAATTGATTTTGATCAAAATACTTTAAAACCTTGACAAACAATTATTGTTGAATAAATTAGTTTATAATAAAACTTATGCAAGATAAGAAAAATAAAGAAATTACAGAACGTCAAAAAATTGTTAACTATTTATTAGATTTGATTGAGCATAAAAAAGTTGATTTTAAAACTCCTTTACCAAGTGAATACTTTTTAGTAACTAAATTTAAAGTAAGTAGAGGAACTGTAAGAAGTGCTTTTTCAGATTTAAAAACAAAAGGCTTAATTAAATCAGAAAAAGGAGCAGGCTATTTTATAAATCCTG
Coding sequences:
- a CDS encoding ABC transporter ATP-binding protein; the protein is MKVELRNISKKYEGNSFYTLENIDLTINDNDFCVILGPSGCGKTTLLRIIAGLNSITKGDLLFDGVKVNNLLPKDRDIAMVFQSYALYPHYNVYKNLAFGLEMKKEKKEIINHRVRGAAKLLNIEKYLFKKPKELSGGQQQRVALGRAIVRKPKLFLMDEPLSNLDAKLRESMRTELVSIHRILGTTTIYVTHDQLEAMTMATKIVLMNNQVIQQVGKPEEFYNKPNNLFVAKFIGTPTMNVLEGKLENNYFISNINNYKVELSDEELQLIKKEEVTKLYLGIRSEDAQLVKKTDKTANIIASVINTELLGMNKQITCELTPNNNFVITTSKDNNVKIDDKVGIKIHKYHLFNGITENRIG
- a CDS encoding glycoside hydrolase family 13 protein; this translates as MANYWWKNTVVYEMYLQSFKDSNNDGIGDLDGAIEKLEYLKELGIGAIWLTPIYDSPLVDNGYDISNYQSINQIYGGLEKFKKFVDKANELNIGIIMDLVLNHTSDQHEWFKQSRSSKTNPYRDYYIWRDQPNDIQSAFGGSAWTYDQTTNQYYFHMFAKEQPDLNWQNPKVREEIAKMVKWWCDFGIIGFRLDVIELLGKRIDQKILSNGPMLHKYIQDLRKNSWNSNEFLTVGECWSADIDHAIQYSNEKNEEFSMIFNFEPVTSFFNKDNKYKKKAVDFLELKQIYKKWQQGLHNKGWAGLFLSNHDLPRMVSRYGNDQKYRIQSAKTLLTTIFLMQGTPFIHQGDEIGMTNVNWTDLNKYKDVEIKNTYQSEVLKNKTLTYDQFIEGILENSRDHARTPYQWDDSKYAGFSNYQPWIDVNDNYKEINAKNELNNPNGIYHYLKKLIKFREESDYSQLIIDAEFELLDPNNNKLFAYSRIDQNRSIKIIANWSDQQVNISHLINQNNKIILNTEIDFDQNTLKPWQTIIVE
- a CDS encoding family 65 glycosyl hydrolase domain-containing protein, coding for MKTNIDVNIKRLFEVDPWLLVENKLPDNGYDFRLSESITSLGNEYLGIRGNFEETYTGDTHKGCYVGGLWYPDKTIVGWWKNGYPNYFGKVINAVNLLGLNVFIDNIELDLFKQAPSSYKRILDLKQGVLSREFVTNVNDKEIKVQTERFVSIDTKELVAIKYSITSNKDISLDLTSYINGDVINRDSNYKTKFWTHLYSLANDHSQLVVSKMIENNFDIQRFSYACYATNSYNLQAKDIVFDQSNLYAKTTYKFDLKQNQTLTFYKLVTLVHSLNYSEDKLKENAIKINNQINQFDYEQLKEKHTSLWDKRWQTSDVKIIGSDLDQQAIRFNLFQLFCTYYGNDDRLNIGPKGFTGEKYGGATYWDTEAYCLPLYLKTSDPKISRNLLKYRYNHLNKAIENAKLLGFKGALYPMVTFNGVECHNEWEITFEEIHRNAAMVYAIYNYTNYTGDLDYIKEFGMDVMIQISRFWADRVHYHSLKDKYFIHGVTGPNEYENNVNNNWLTNLMCQWVLSYTLEMLNKLNLDKSKWNLTTNETDKWVDIINKIYLPYDKDLDIFVQHDTFLDKDLKHKNLLSKDERPLNKNWSWDRILRSVYIKQADVLQGIYYLWDKFTKEQITKNFKFYEQFTVHESSLSPCVHSIIAARIDLMDKAYEFYNRTARLDLDNYNNDTDDGLHITSMTGSYLAIVEGFGGMLVRNNIPCFSPKLPKQWNGYEFNINFRNSVLKVKHYKTEVEVQLIKGQALKINLFDKEYLLESNIKIEV